A stretch of Aedes aegypti strain LVP_AGWG chromosome 2, AaegL5.0 Primary Assembly, whole genome shotgun sequence DNA encodes these proteins:
- the LOC5571811 gene encoding uncharacterized protein LOC5571811 isoform X3, whose protein sequence is MNLITTAALVVLMAVTATNADEWNWLNNGETFMDDLIREKRQDGSQNVTEVGDDDIINYILDSGRQGRSLEGFDEIYTDPSVMQAIQNSDDAEARNIIKEKLCALGLMQCDGELVDGRRPYLNPQNLIYAQPVALKPVGRPIATIPVRGPPGPPQQGPQYYQKPPQQKPHQGPYGPPQPMPLPPNRPQQKVGFSSQQPPYGGPNSFQGPIYEGSDIPYEFENPNKPPGVIIGDGPTVLKTPPVEQHIHHHYHHIEGGKGEKTVVVNNPIPLAPEIITGSAVGGSSSSSNSLYSSSAYGNSGSSSLGGFNPSGGKDFDYQDLKGSTNSNNNFGQFGNYASQSKPISGTSNNYYSQAPATFGSSSSNTVYGSYSVDNAGSGSSSNNNYNALSSGNYQTSQGGFHSSNPNLYKKELNVKGPANGLNSYSSDYSKYSQQYNGQYSNTNNNNNGQFNQNQYSINNGQYNGNSNAQYSGNNAFSNRNEDCVCVPYDQCPAQDVVGRRDDLILPLDPRNLKTDIQADTEQVVITDAKGVMTIVQAPKNITAEARSANVTEPAKKITKREAAATAKSDKSDDKANIEPNVPTPAPGHSEGSNTVSFPRSRRSTDVPAPDQLEPLEPLKEIDSQAVPSEQVEVQEKSISAEKRQAYFGARPQQQQQQQCPARSVCCRRPAYRPPQQPSHANLGKCGLRNAQGINGRIKNPVYVDGDSEFGEYPWQVAILKKDPKESVYVCGGTLIDNQYIITAAHCVKTYNGFDLRVRLGEWDVNHDVEFYPYIERDVISVQVHPEYYAGTLDNDLAILKMDRPVDFTGTPHISPACLPDKFTDFSGQRCWTTGWGKDAFGDYGKYQNILKEVDVPIVNHHQCQNQLRQTRLGYSYNLNPGFICAGGEEGKDACKGDGGGPLVCERNGSWQVVGIVSWGIGCGKANVPGVYVKVAHYLDWINQVRARF, encoded by the exons ATGAATCTCATAACCACCGCCGCACTGGTGGTATTGATGGCCGTGACGGCCACCAACGCCGACGAATGGAACTGGCTGAACAACGGAGAAACCTTTATGGACGACTTGATCCGCGAGAAACGACAAGACGGCAGCCAAAATGTGACAGAAGTTGGCGATGACGACATTATCAACTATATCCTGGACAGCGGTCGCCAGGGCCGTAGTTTGGAGGGTTTCGATGAGATCTACACCGACCCCTCGGTCATGCAAGCGATCCAGAACTCCGATGACGCTGAAGCACGCAACATCATCAAGGAGAAACTCTGCGCTCTTGGACTCATGCAGTGCGATGGTGAACTTGTCGACGGCAGACGTCCCTACCTGAACCCCCAAAACCTCATCTACGCTCAACCCGTTGCCCTTAAACCAGTTGGCCGTCCAATCGCTACCATCCCTGTCCGTGGCCCACCTGGCCCTCCTCAACAAGGCCCTCAATACTACCAAAAACCACCTCAACAAAAACCTCACCAAGGTCCTTATGGCCCACCTCAACCCATGCCACTCCCTCCTAACCGTCCTCAACAAAAAGTTGGATTTTCCTCTCAACAGCCACCCTATGGCGGTCCCAATTCCTTCCAAG GTCCAATTTACGAAGGCAGTGACATCCCTTACGAATTCGAAAACCCCAACAAACCACCAGGCGTCATTATCGGCGATGGACCAACCGTATTGAAGACTCCACCAGTCGAACAGCACATCCACCACCACTACCATCACATCGAAGGAGGAAAAGGCGAGAAAACCGTCGTCGTTAACAACCCCATCCCATTAGCCCCAGAAATTATCACTGGATCGGCTGTCGGTGGTAGCTCATCTTCCAGCAATAGCCTGTACTCTTCTAGTGCGTACGGAAACTCTGGAAGCTCTAGTCTAGGCGGTTTCAACCCATCTGGTGGCAAGGACTTCGATTATCAAGATCTGAAGGGATCCaccaacagcaacaacaacttCGGACAGTTCGGAAACTACGCTTCACAGTCTAAGCCAATCAGCGGTACTTCGAACAACTACTACAGCCAAGCCCCAGCCACATTTGGCAGCTCCTCGAGCAATACCGTTTACGGTTCGTATTCTGTCGATAATGCTGGAAGCGGTAGCAGCAGCAATAACAACTACAACGCATTGAGCAGCGGTAACTATCAGACTAGCCAGGGAGGATTCCACTCGTCCAACCCTAACCTTTACAAAAAAGAACTGAACGTCAAAGGGCCAGCCAACGGATTGAACAGCTACAGCAGCGACTACAGCAAATACAGCCAACAGTACAACGGACAGTACAGCAATACCAACAATAACAACAATGGTCAGTTCAACCAGAACCAGTACTCGATCAACAACGGACAGTACAATGGCAACAGCAATGCTCAATACAGCGGTAACAATGCCTTCAGCAACCGTAACGAGGATTGTGTTTGCGTTCCATACGACCAGTGTCCAGCACAAGATGTCGTTGGCCGTCGTGACGATTTGATCCTTCCGTTGGATCCCCGCAATCTGAAGACCGATATCCAAGCCGACACCGAGCAAGTTGTTATCACCGATGCCAAGGGCGTTATGACCATCGTCCAAGCCCCGAAGAACATAACTGCAGAAGCCCGATCTGCCAACGTTACCGAGCCAGCTAAGAAGATTACCAAGCGAGAAGCGGCCGCTACAGCGAAATCAGACAAGAGCGATGACAAAGCCAACATCGAACCG AACGTGCCAACACCAGCACCAGGACATTCCGAAGGTAGTAACACCGTTAGCTTCCCACGTAGTCGTCGATCCACCGACGTTCCGGCTCCGGACCAGCTGGAACCCTTGGAACCGCTCAAGGAAATTGACTCACAGGCAGTACCTAGTGAACAGGTTGAAGTACAGGAAAAATCTATTTCAGCAGAGAAG CGTCAGGCATACTTTGGAGCTCGTCCccaacagcagcaacagcaacagtGCCCAGCTCGCAGCGTTTGCTGTCGTCGTCCAGCTTACCGTCCTCCGCAACAACCTTCCCATGCCAATCTGGGCAAGTGTGGTCTTCGCAACGCCCAAGGCATCAATGGTCGCATCAAGAATCCAGTCTACGTCGATGGGGACAGTGAATTCGGTGAATACCCATGGCAGGTCGCCATCCTGAAGAAGGATCCCAAGGAATCGGTTTACGTCTGTGGAggtactttgatcgacaatcaGTACATCATCACCGCTGCTCATTGTGTTAAAAC TTACAACGGCTTCGATCTCCGCGTTCGTCTGGGCGAATGGGACGTAAACCACGATGTTGAATTCTATCCGTACATCGAACGGGATGTTATCTCCGTGCAGGTTCACCCCGAGTACTACGCCGGTACCCTCGACAACGATTTGGCCATCCTGAAGATGGACCGTCCGGTTGACTTTACCGGAACTCCACACATCTCGCCAGCTTGTCTACCCGATAAGTTCACCGATTTCTCCGGACAGCGCTGCTGGACAACCGGTTGGGGTAAGGATGCCTTCGGCGATTACGGCAAGTACCAGAACATCCTCAAGGAAGTCGATGTGCCAATCGTGAACCACCACCAGTGCCAGAACCAACTCCGTCAGACTCGTCTTGGATATAGCTACAACTTGAACCCGGGTTTCATTTGTGCCGGCGGAGAGGAAGGTAAGGATGCGTGCAAGGGTGACGGAGGTGGCCCATTGGTTTGCGAACGCAATGGAAGCTGGCAAGTTGTTGGTATCGTGTCCTGGGGTATCGGTTGCGGAAAGGCTAACGTGCCTGGAGTCTACGTGAAGGTCGCTCACTACCTGGACTGGATCAACCAGGTCCGCGCACGGTTCTAG